Within Serratia odorifera, the genomic segment GCACCGAACAACAGCACCCGCCACACGTAACGCAGCAGGTAAACGACAATGGCGGTGGCAACCATCAATCCCAGCCAGGCCATCAACACGCCGCTGGTCATATGATTTACCGTTACGCCGTCGACAATCACGCCCACCAGCTTGGGCGGCAGCAGTTGCAAAATAGCGATGATAATCAGCAGTGCCACCGCACCGAGGTAGCGGCGCCATTCACGGCGAAAATACCAGCCGATTTGAGCAAATAATCTCACGCAGTCTTATCCAAAATAGGTTGGTTTTTACTCTTGTTGTGCTTTAGCAGCGTAGAATACCACCGTTGAGCGGCCAATTCGGTGAACTTTTCACTCCGGAACCGGCAGCGCAGTAGTATATTTGATTTTTTCCATCGCGAAGCTCGACGTGACGTCAATCAATCCCGGTACGCCATTTACCAGCCGTTTGTAAAAGTTATCGTAGCTTTTCATGTCCGCAACCTGCACTTGCAGCAGATAGTCGTACTCGCCCGCCATGCGATAAAACGCCAGCACTTCCGGCATCTGCGCCGTGAGGTCGACAAAAGCCTGATACCACTCGCTGCTGTGCTGCTGGGTTTTGATCAGCACAAACGCCGTCAGCCCCAATCCGAGCTTTTCGTTATCCAGCAATGCCACGCGACCGCGAATGTAACCTTCATCCTCCAGGCGCTTCAGTCGCTTCCAGCACGGCGTCGAGGTCAGGTTGACCGCCTCGGCCATCGCCTGCAGCGACTGGGTACAGTCCTGTTGTAACAGGCGCAACAGCTTACGATCTGTTTTATCTAGCATAAGGCCACCATGGAGAAATTTTTTCTCTTATTTGGCGATTAAACAGGAAAAATGGCAATCTTTTTTTCCTGGCAACGCGCTATGCTACGCGCAAAACAACTTACTAGTTTAAGGCCAGACGATGACAAACACTTGGGTAAAATATGCTATCGGTGAAATAGAAGCGGATTTCCAGCGCTCCGCCGACACCCACCTGATCCGCCTCAACCTGGCTGAGTTTCCCGGCATTCACCTTTATCTGAAGGATGAAAGCACCCACCCGACCGGCAGCCTCAAGCATCGCCTGGCCCGTTCGCTGTTTTTGTACGGATTGTGCAATGGCTGGATCAACCAGAATACGCCGATTATCGAAGCTTCTTCCGGCAGCACTGCGGTATCGGAAGCCTACTTCGCGCGCATGATTGGCCTGCCGTTCATTGCGGTGATGCCATCTTGCACCGCGCGGCGCAAAGTGGAGCAAATTACCTTCTATGGCGGCCGCTGCCACTTTGTCGATCATGCCGCACAGATCTATGCCACTTCTGAACAACTGGCCCAAGAGCTGAATGGCCACTATATGGATCAGTTCACCTACGCCGAACGTGCGACCGACTGGCGCGGTAACAACAATATTGCCGACAGTATTTTTCGCCAGATGGCGCGCGAACCGTTCCCGGTGCCGAAACACATCGTGATGAGCGCCGGCACCGGCGGTACCTCGGCAACGCTGGGCCGCTATATCCGCTATCAAGGGCATGATACGCAACTGACGGTAGTCGATCCGGAAAACTCGGTGTTCTATGACTGTTTCCAGCACCACGATCGCACGCTGATCGGCAGCTGTGGCAGCCGGATAGAAGGTATCGGACGCCCACGCGCGGAACCGTCGTTTATTCCTTCGGTGATCGACAATATGCTGCGCGTACCGGATGCCGCCAGCGTTGCCACCATCCACTGGCTGGAAGGCATTCTGGGGCGCAAGGTGGGCGCATCCACCGGCACCAATCTGTGGGGAGCGCTGCAACTGGCCAGGCAAATGCGTGAGCGTGGAGAACAAGGCGCTATCGTCACCTTGCTGTGCGATAGCGGCGAACGCTATCTGGATACCTACTACAACCCGCAATGGGTCAGCAGCCATATCGGCGATCTGACGCCGTACCTGGAACAGCTGCGCAACCTGTAAGTCACCCGCGCATCCCGCAGGCGACAGCGATAAAAAAAGCCGGGTAATCATACCCGGCCGGCTGCAAGGGGGGCTCCGCTATACGGGGGTATATGGGGAGCCAGGTGAACACAGCCAATGGTTCAAATAGTGGGCCACCGCCTGCGTTTGGCAGTGGCCGATAACCGTAAGTTGCGGCAGTTGCGCTTTCAACTGCGGTAATGCATTGCCCATCACCACGCCGTGGCCGACGGCGGCGAGCATTTCCTTATCATTCATCGCATCGCCAAACGCCATGCACTCCGCCATGGAGACGCCCAGGTGAGCGCCGAGTACGGTCAGCGCCGCCCCCTTATTGCAGCCCAGCGGCAGCACTTCCAGGCAATCGTAAGCCGAAAAACACAGATCCACCCGCCCGGCAAAATGCGCCTGCAACTGCGTCTGCAACCGCATCAGTTCCTGATGCGCTCCTACGAAACATACCTTGCTGTTACCGCTGGTCGGCAGGTTGCGCGGATCGGTCAGCTGAAAATGAAAACCGCTCAGATGGTGCGCCCGCAACAGTTCCGGCGCAGCAAATTCGGTCAGCCACCCCTCATCACGAAAAACGTGCATGCTGGCCGAGGTATCCCACTGACGATGCAGCAGCTGTTCGGCAATCTGCGCCGGCAAATCGCTGGCATGCAGTTGCTGCCCGCGATTATCGTAGACCCGGGTGCCGTTACCGGTAATCAGGTAGCCCTGCAGGCCCAACTGCGCCATGATCGGTTGCGCATCAAGGTAATGACGGCCAGTGGCGAAGGTAACGATCATCTCGCGTTCAACCAATTGATTCAGCGCAGCCAGCGTTTCCGGCCCAATGCGATGGTCGGGAGTCAGCAATGTGCCATCCATATCGAACGCTGCCAGGCGATACATAAAGACCTCATAAATGTCGAATCAGTTACCGTGCTGAAAGTATGGGGTGGTATTTACGGAAGTAATAGTGAACAATTTGAAAAAACCGTTCCTGATTTATCAACGATAAATTCCATACCGCAGCCAACGGCGCGGCAGCATGGAATAACGAGGGGATGCCATGCGCCTGATTCACCGTCTTGGCCAGTATCAACGCCTGTATCAACAACTCGGTAGCGAACCGGTATTAATGACCATGGCGCAGCTGGCGGCGTTGTTTTATTGCAGTGAACGACACGCACGCACCCTGGTGCAACAAATGCAGCACCAGGGCTGGCTGAGTTGGCATTCACAGGCCGGTCGCGGCAAACGCGCCAGCCTGCAGTGTCTGAAAATGCCGGACGAGCTGCGCAGCGCACTGTTACAACGCCTATTACAGCAAGGCGATCATCAAGGCGCGCTGGCGCTGGTTCGATTGGATCCGCAACATCTGCAGGAGGTGCTGAGCCCGCACCTCGGCGGGCAATGGCAGGCGGATAGCCCAACGTTGCGTATCCCTTATTATCGGCGATTGGAATCGCTGGATCCGTTGTCGCTCACCGGTCGCGCGGAACAGCATCTGGTTTCCACTCTGCACGCCGGCTTGACTCGCTTTACGACCGGCAACCGGCTTCCACAGCCGGATCTGGCGCACCACTGGCAAATCAGCCCCGACGGCCTGCGTTGGCAGTTTTTTCTGCGTAGTCAATTGCGTTGGCATAACGGCGAACCGCTCAGCGGCCAGCAACTATTGCAGACCCTGGAAAAACTGCGCTCGCACCCGCGCAGCATGCCGAGTCTGGCAAGCGTCGCCGCGATCGCTCTGCCACATGCGTTATGCATCCAGTTCGATCTGCATACGCCGGATTATTGGCTGGCGCATCGATTGGCCGACTTGCCCTGCCTGATGACCCACCCGGAAAATGCTACGCTCGGCGCCGGCGCGTTCAAGCTGACGCTGAACGAACCGCACCTGGTACGGTTGGAACAGCACCCGTATTATCATTTGCAACACCCGTACCTGGAGAGTATCGAATACTGGATCACACCGGCGCTGGCGGCCGGCGGCGACGCCAGTTGTCAGCATCCGGTACGCATCACCATCGGCCAGCAGGAGGAACTGCCCTTTGCCCGACCGGTACAACGCAGCATGAGCCTCGGCTGGTGTTATCTGGCGCTCAACCTGCGACGCGGCACACTCAGCCAGGCCCAGGGCAAGAAGCTGCTGATGCTGATCCAGCGGTCTGGCCTGCTGGCCAACCTGCCGATCCCCAATGGCGTCATCACCCCCAGCCAGGAAATGCTGCCTGGCTGGGCCATTCCGCAGCACTCGGCCGCTAAAAACCTGGCGTTGCCACCAAAACTCACGCTGCTGTATCGCCCGCCGGTGGAACTGATGACGGTAACCCAGGCGCTGAAAGCGCTATTGGCCGAACACGGCTGTGAGTTGGAGATCCGTTATTTTTCCGGCAAGCGTTGGCAGAGCGCGGAACAAATCGCCGAGGCCGATTTGCTGCTGGCCGATAATCTGATCGGTGAAGCACCGGAGGCAACCTTGGAAAGCTGGCTGCGGCAGGACGCGCTGTGGCAGGCCATTTTGCCGCCGTCCGCGGCCCGCCAGCAGACGCACAGGCTGCGGCAAATTCAGCAATACCCGGACGAGTCGCGGCGCTTTGCCGCAATGCAGTCTTATTATCAACAATTGATGGAGACGGCGATCATCACTCCGCTGTTCAATTATCAATATCAGGTCAGTGCGCCGCCACGCATTCATGGCGTCACGCTCACCGCTCACGGCTGGTTTGATTTTTGCCAGGCCTGGTTGCCCCCGCCGGTGGCGTAACCGCCGCTACGCCCAGCCCATCAGTTCTGCTACCATAATGCTGACCAATGTCTTTTATCAGGCCGCCCGAATGTGTATCGGGAATGGCCGCAGCAAAGGAATAATTCTATGAGACGTGCCGTAGTGGTATTCAGCGGTGGACAAGACTCCACGACCTGCTTGATCCAGGCTTTGCAGCAGTATGACGAGGTTCACTGCATCACCTTCGATTACGGCCAGCGCCATCGCGCTGAGATTGACGTGGCTCAGGAACTGTCACACTCGCTCGGCGCCAAGGCCCACAAGATCCTGGACGTCGGCTTGCTCAACGAACTGGCAATCAGCAGCCTGACCCGCGACAACATTCCGGTTCCGGCGTTTGGTAGCGAAACCGAGGGCGGCCTGCCGAGCACCTTCGTACCGGGCCGCAATATCCTGTTCCTGACACTGGCAGCCATCTATGCCTATCAGGTGGAAGCGGAAGCGGTAATTACCGGGGTGTGCGAAACCGACTTTTCCGGTTATCCGGACTGTCGCGACGAATTCGTCAAGGCGCTCAATCAGGCCATCGTGCTGGGCATCGCCCGCGATATTCGTTTTGAAACGCCGCTGATGTGGCTTAACAAGGCGGAAACCTGGGCGCTGGCGGATTATTACCATCAGCTTGACCGCATACGCCAGGATACCCTGACCTGCTATAACGGCATCAAGGGCGACGGCTGTGGCGAATGCGCTGCCTGCCACCTGCGCGCCAATGGCCTGACGCAGTATCAAAGCCGACAAGCCGACATCATGGCGAGCCTGAAGCAAAAAACCGGGCTGATCTAAGCTCTGCAAGGGCGGCACTCATAGCCGCCCATCGCCCGTGGCGTTGATTACCGGCTGCTGCAGGCTCATCAGGTGCTCACGCAGCTCCCCTTCAATCGGTAACGCCCGCTGAGTTTTCAAGTCAACGCAAACAAAAGTCAGCAGCGCATCCGCCACCGCTGAACCTTGTGGTTCCAGGGTCACCTTCTGGCTCAGCACGCCGCTTTTGCCGTTCAACTGTTCCATCCGGCTGTCGATGCGCAACCTGTCACCCAGCACCGCCGGCTTGCGGTAATTGATGTTGATATTCACCACGATGAAGGCGATGTTGTTTTCCGTCATCCAGCGGAAGGCATCCAGATTATCCAGCCATTCCCAGCGAGCCTCCTCCAGGAACTCCAGATAGCG encodes:
- the queC gene encoding 7-cyano-7-deazaguanine synthase QueC, translated to MRRAVVVFSGGQDSTTCLIQALQQYDEVHCITFDYGQRHRAEIDVAQELSHSLGAKAHKILDVGLLNELAISSLTRDNIPVPAFGSETEGGLPSTFVPGRNILFLTLAAIYAYQVEAEAVITGVCETDFSGYPDCRDEFVKALNQAIVLGIARDIRFETPLMWLNKAETWALADYYHQLDRIRQDTLTCYNGIKGDGCGECAACHLRANGLTQYQSRQADIMASLKQKTGLI
- a CDS encoding SgrR family transcriptional regulator: MRLIHRLGQYQRLYQQLGSEPVLMTMAQLAALFYCSERHARTLVQQMQHQGWLSWHSQAGRGKRASLQCLKMPDELRSALLQRLLQQGDHQGALALVRLDPQHLQEVLSPHLGGQWQADSPTLRIPYYRRLESLDPLSLTGRAEQHLVSTLHAGLTRFTTGNRLPQPDLAHHWQISPDGLRWQFFLRSQLRWHNGEPLSGQQLLQTLEKLRSHPRSMPSLASVAAIALPHALCIQFDLHTPDYWLAHRLADLPCLMTHPENATLGAGAFKLTLNEPHLVRLEQHPYYHLQHPYLESIEYWITPALAAGGDASCQHPVRITIGQQEELPFARPVQRSMSLGWCYLALNLRRGTLSQAQGKKLLMLIQRSGLLANLPIPNGVITPSQEMLPGWAIPQHSAAKNLALPPKLTLLYRPPVELMTVTQALKALLAEHGCELEIRYFSGKRWQSAEQIAEADLLLADNLIGEAPEATLESWLRQDALWQAILPPSAARQQTHRLRQIQQYPDESRRFAAMQSYYQQLMETAIITPLFNYQYQVSAPPRIHGVTLTAHGWFDFCQAWLPPPVA
- a CDS encoding YbgC/FadM family acyl-CoA thioesterase gives rise to the protein MQTLIKVRGYHLDVYQHVNNARYLEFLEEARWEWLDNLDAFRWMTENNIAFIVVNININYRKPAVLGDRLRIDSRMEQLNGKSGVLSQKVTLEPQGSAVADALLTFVCVDLKTQRALPIEGELREHLMSLQQPVINATGDGRL
- a CDS encoding Lrp/AsnC family transcriptional regulator, producing the protein MLDKTDRKLLRLLQQDCTQSLQAMAEAVNLTSTPCWKRLKRLEDEGYIRGRVALLDNEKLGLGLTAFVLIKTQQHSSEWYQAFVDLTAQMPEVLAFYRMAGEYDYLLQVQVADMKSYDNFYKRLVNGVPGLIDVTSSFAMEKIKYTTALPVPE
- the cof gene encoding HMP-PP phosphatase; amino-acid sequence: MYRLAAFDMDGTLLTPDHRIGPETLAALNQLVEREMIVTFATGRHYLDAQPIMAQLGLQGYLITGNGTRVYDNRGQQLHASDLPAQIAEQLLHRQWDTSASMHVFRDEGWLTEFAAPELLRAHHLSGFHFQLTDPRNLPTSGNSKVCFVGAHQELMRLQTQLQAHFAGRVDLCFSAYDCLEVLPLGCNKGAALTVLGAHLGVSMAECMAFGDAMNDKEMLAAVGHGVVMGNALPQLKAQLPQLTVIGHCQTQAVAHYLNHWLCSPGSPYTPV
- a CDS encoding PLP-dependent cysteine synthase family protein; the encoded protein is MTNTWVKYAIGEIEADFQRSADTHLIRLNLAEFPGIHLYLKDESTHPTGSLKHRLARSLFLYGLCNGWINQNTPIIEASSGSTAVSEAYFARMIGLPFIAVMPSCTARRKVEQITFYGGRCHFVDHAAQIYATSEQLAQELNGHYMDQFTYAERATDWRGNNNIADSIFRQMAREPFPVPKHIVMSAGTGGTSATLGRYIRYQGHDTQLTVVDPENSVFYDCFQHHDRTLIGSCGSRIEGIGRPRAEPSFIPSVIDNMLRVPDAASVATIHWLEGILGRKVGASTGTNLWGALQLARQMRERGEQGAIVTLLCDSGERYLDTYYNPQWVSSHIGDLTPYLEQLRNL